ATCGTTGCCCCGAGCCATTTTGACGACATCGTTCTGAGCTGGGATATGACCTTTAAGGACGAGGCAGCGGCGGCTTCAGGGAATCCCGACTACGTGGTCGGTCAGGTCTGGGGAAGGGTGGAGGCGGACAAGTACCTTCTGGACCAGGTGCGCGGGAAGATGGACTTTCCCGATACCCTTAAAGCCGTCCGGGCATTGAAGGCAAAATGGAAAGAGAGCACGGCGATCCTGATTGAAGACAGCGCCAATGGCCCGGCGATCATCGCTTCGCTGAAGCATGAAATTTCAGGAATCATCCCCTGGCCGGCCCAGGGCAGCAAGACAGAGAGGCTGTCTGCGGTTGCGCCTCAGATTGAGGCGGGCAATGTTTACATCCCCGATTCAATCATCGCCGAGTGGATCAGCGACTATGTGGAAGAATTCGCGGTTTTCCCAAATGGTAATAACGACGACCAGGTGGACGCGACCACCCAAGCCCTGCGCTACTGGATGAGGGCTGATAAAGCGCCAGCTTCAATCAGCAGTTATCGAGAACTAAGAGTTAACCCGTAAAAAAAAGGAGCAGGAAATGCCAAACATCTTCACGAATCTTTTCAATGGGCTGCTCGGCCGGAACAAAACCCCTGGTCGGGAAAAGATTGGAGCCCTTGCGGAGAAGGGGCAGGATCAGGTGAATCCGGACCGGACCACCGCGCCAAGAGAGTTCGACGTAATGCCGTCTTCCATTCGTCTCACAAGCGCAGAGCACGGGGGGATCAAAACCGGTTTTTACTGGGAAGTCCAAGACGCTTGGCGGATGTACTGCAGCGACGACCGTGTTCGCTCGACTATCGACTCCATCGCAGACGACGCTACCCAAAACAACAGGCGGGGATTGCCGTTCAACATCGTAGTCAAAACCGCCGATGGAAAGCAGAACCCTGAGATCGAGAAACTGCAACGAATTCTTGACGCAAATTTTAAAGCTCTGCAAATATATCAGCGAATCTCGGACATGATTAAGTTCGCCCTGCTTGAAGGGAGCCGGTTTTACCGGATCGTCGTGGACTTTTCTCTGAACAAGGTGGTCGAATTTCGCCACATCAAAGGCCCACGGGACGGCTTCATCCTGGTTGAACTGACAGAGGGCAAATATAATGGATACTACGTTCAATTTGACTACGCTTCCCAGCAGCCTGTCGCTGTATTCTTACCCTGGGAAGTGGTCCGCTTTGACTGGAACCGGCCGGACGAAGCAGCATTTGGAATGGGGCTTTTCTCCAGCGCACGGGGCAACTGGAAGCAACTGAGCAAGGCCGAGCAGGATGTTTATATTGCCCGGCATACCAGGGCCTATGCGAGGGTAAGCCGTGAATTTCCCGACGCCAGCATAGAGGACTTGATCCGGATTCGGACCCAGGACGAAACCGACCGCAAAAAACACGGGCCGATGGAAGTGGAAACCGACATCTACACGACCGGCCGGGCCAACGTCCTGGACACTTCCAACGCAGCCATTTTCAACATCGCCGACATCGAGTACGGCCAGCAGCGGCTCTTCGCCAGCGGTCGGCGTCCGGTATCCCTCCTGGGCGGGTACGGAAAAGATGCCGTGAACCGCGCCGTCCTGGATCGCCAGGAGCACCGCTATATCAGCGGCTTTCTCTCTTCAGTTTGTGAGATGTGCGACGCGGCTATGCTCAAGGTGGCCAACATGATGCTGCTGCTCCAGAATCTCTTGCCCCAGGACTATCCGGTAGCTTTCGAGTGGACCCGCAAATCGGTCGAGGACAAACAGACGCTGGCCACTATTGCCAAGGACGGCGTAGACCGAAGGGCCCTGCCGCTTTCTGTCTATGCCGGCATCTTTGACATGGACCCGAAAGAAGTCAATGCGGAAATCGAAGCGGACCAGCAGCGTCTGGCCGCTTGGGATACAAAGTTCAACGCCAATCCATTCGAAGACCCCGGCTTTGTCCCGCCGGAGGAGTAAACGTCGATGGAAATAAGCGAATATCAGAGAATGATTCTGAAAACCAGACAGAATCGTTTCAAATTTACCCAAGAAACCCTGCAAAAGCTTCAGCAGTCGTTTGAAAAAGCCTATGAGGATGTAGTCCGATTATTGATTGGAATTGATCGTGATCCGAGGCTTACCGCTCAGAGGGCATTTTGGAGGGCGAAACGGGACCAGCTCAAAGAAATAGCCGAAGGTCTGAAAAATGGCTATGCGGATGCGCTTAAGGAAGGAATGAATCTGGTAACTTTGAACGCGGCTGAAATTTCAGAATTGGCCGAGACGATGCTTTTGACCAGCCACGGCTATGATGCTACTCTTGTCAGCCCGGAATTTCGAACCTTTCCCCTGGCGGCAGTAGAACACGTTTGGAAAAGAATCGGCACCGACGGCTTGACTTTGAGTGACCGCATCTGGAATTTGGAGAAACACGTCTGGAAGCGGATCGACGGCATTGTGCTATCAGGTATTGCACGGGGAGAAAGCGCAGTGGATATGGCAAAAGAGTTACAAAGTGACATCCTCGGGATCAAGCGGCCCGAGGAAATCCCCGAGAATCTGCGCTGGACTACCGGTATCAGCCGGTCCGTCCGTGGACGTGGAACCATCCACTACAACGCTCTGCGGCTTGCCAGGACAGAGATCGGCAACGCCTACCATGAGGCCGAAGCCATGTCGGCCAGCGCTTCGCAGGTAGTTCTTGGTCTGAAATGGAACCTTTCTCCGTCGCATGGACAGTACGATGTCTGTGACCAGCTGGCCAGCCAGGACGTCTATGGTCTGGGGCCCGGCGTTTATCCGCCCGGCTCCATGCCCCTCTATCCGCATCCCAATGACATGTGCTATGTCACCCGGGAGATCAGGCCGGTGTCTGAGTGGGGCAAAAAAAGTCCGAAGGTAGAAGCCAAAAAGAATATCATTTTTGAGCATCCAGAAGAAACGTCATACTTGTCAGCAACCAGAAAAACAGAAATCACAAGACCGGTGACGGAGAAATATCAGAAAGCCGTTGAAGAGCATTTCCACGCCATAATAAACAGTATTGTCGGCGGCAAGAGGTATCGGAGCGTGGCGTGAGGGAGGGCGATATGGGCAAAATCACTACAAGTATCCTGGTCATTCGTGATAATGGGACAGGAAAAAATGTGCAGAAAATCGAATTGCCGGCAGATGACCAATTTGGATTCTATGGAACTATTGAGCTGAAATTACAGTCTGGCTCGTTGAATTCGGTCCAAATTCCACGGCAAAGCTTGCACATCGAAACTATTAACCGCGAAGAATGGGAACAATTGGTCGGGAAAATTGATGATTGAAAATAAACCTAATAGATGTAAAATTTGGCTTGACAAGATGAGCGAGATTCTATAAATTATCACTAATAATAGCCGGGTCGACTGGGAAACAGAAGCCCGTGTTTCACTGACTCTCTCAAACGTGAGGGAAGGTGAGGCACGGGCTTTTTCATTTTGTACCAACGGCGTGCTACCTCCCACGCCCCCGAAGAGACGGGGCGGGACCGGCCCAGCCCGCTCCGTCTCAATATACAGGAGAAAAGATTATGCCTTATACAAGTTTATCAGAAGCCCCCGCCAGTTGGAAAAAGCTCGACGGTGTGGCGCTGACCCTCTCGCAGGTCAACTGGATTGCCAAAATATACGATGCTTTGGTTGCAAAAGGTCTGGAAAAGGGCATCGCGGCAGGCACAGCGATCAACAAATTCAAGAAATCCCACAAAGTCGTTGACGGCAAATGGGTTGCGGTCAAGAATGAAGAAAATGAAGAGAAAGAGAACGTTGAAATGACAGCCGAAGAAATTGAAGGCGGTCTTGAAGAATTCCGCATGAAAATGCGTGAAGCCATCAAACGGCTGTATCCAAGAAAATATGTCTGGCTTCGGGATATTGTCGGCAACGCGGTAATCTACGAAGTCGAAAATGTCAGCGAAACAGGCGCGGTACTCGGCCCAAATAAAGTTTACAGGGCGGAATTCGCCATCGTCGACGGCGATTTTACCTTCGGATCCCCTCAAGAAGTCGAGGTCAAGGAAGTAGTCAAACCGGTTCAGACGGCGGTCGAGGAAAAGCCACTGGAAACGCCCAAACCCGCAGCAGATTTTCTGATCGAGGAGCGGGTCACAAGAACCGCCGAAGCCGAGGCCGGTTTCGAATTCAACCTCTCCGGCCATATTCTGCTTGAGGAGAAGGACCCCGCCAAAACGGACGTTATCAAAGCCCGAGTGCCGATGATTAAATTCGGCGCTCTTACCGCCAATAATAACCGCTATCTGGAAGAGTGCTGGGACGCGCTCGCCCAGGAGATCATCACCTTAAACGAATCCAACAAGAAGCGCCGGGTTCTGGACATGTACCCGACGCACAAGCCCGCGCTTGATCCAAAAGACCCTGATTATTTCATGCTGCGGGCTGCAAAAATTACCGGCGCCTCCAAGGACGGGGACGTCGGTTTCATTCACTTCGAAACCCTTCGGACCGAGGCCGGTCGTACAATGGCCGTCCAGGTCCAGGAAGGCATGGTTGACGGCGTTTCTCTGCGAGCTTACCCGCGACCTGGCTTTTTCCAGCATAACCAGGAGGGCGGGGTCGACGTTCGTCAATTGATGTTTATGGGTTCCGACTTCACCGATGTGGGCGCTATGCCTATCGAAGAAGCTAAAAAAGGTTTCCATTTAGAGGAGAAGCGTATCATGAACCTGGAAGAACTCAAAAGAACGGACCCGGAGGCTTACGCCAAAATCATGGCTGAGGCTGCCCAGGCCGAGGCCGCAAAGGCCAAACCGCTGACCGAGGAAAACGAGCGGCTGAAAAAGCAGCTTGCCGAGGAAGCCGCCAAGCGGCGCAGAGCATCCCTTCTGGAGCACATCCGTGGCGTGGTTGGCAAGGTCAAAGACTTTGGCGATACCGTCAAGGCCAACGTGCTTGAAGAGGTCACAGCGGTAATGGACCGGATCATGGCCGAGCAGGAGAACGACGATGTGGCCAAGCTGAAGCTGGAGGAGGCCGTCACGGCGGCTTTCAACCGGCGCAAGGCCGAAATCGCCGAGGCCCTAAAATCGACCATGCAGACCCAGCAGAAATTCGTCACCGATCCAAACGTCATCAGCACCCTGACCACGGAAGCGCGTCAGGTCGGCCTGACCAAAGAAATCACCGGCGGGTCCACCCGCATCCGCGACCTGATCCTGGCCAAGGTGTTCGGTCACCCGGTGTATGAAGGTGGCCGTTTCCTGCTCGAATCCTGGCAGGACAAGCTTCGCCCCCTGATCCAGAAGCAGCTCTATTACATGGATTTCGTCGGCAAGCTTCAGAATGACCTGTTCGCCTCCGGCGGTATGCTCCATAACATGCTGCTTTCCGAGGAGATCAACAAGGCGATTGCCCCGCTGTTGACCGAAGCTGGCGAGGCCACGACATCCGGTGTAATCAGCACCAACCTGCCGCATGAGGTCGCGTCTGCAATCATCTACGCCTCCTGGCCTGAGACCATCGCCATGCAGATCTGCCAGACCGGCGATATGACCTCCAGCACCAAGGACATCTTCGAGGTCGGCTATCCGACCGGTGACGAGGTCCATCGCCGTGGTCAGCATGAATTCGGCTGGGTAGATGAAGCCAACCCGACCACGCTGGTCACCACAACCGCCAGTCCGACCACCTACGGCGATTTCGTTGATGACGGTGCTCTGTCGGCTGGCAGCAACCAGTATGCCGATCATCTTTTTGCGCGGTTGATCGAGCAGCCTGCCGGAACCGATATGGTCGTCACCATCACCGGCACGGATGAAAACGGTGCATCGGCTACCTGGACCGTGACTTTCCTCACCACGGATGCACTCGGCACGATCAAGCGCTGCACCCCGACCAACGTCGGTCAGAAATGCACCGATGTTACCGCCGTCTCGGTCGCTGATTCCAGCACCCTGACCGCCGGTCAGGTCGGTTTCTTCGTCGAAAAGCCGATCACCGGCGCTACCGCAGGGGCCGCCGAAGACAAGAGCTATCTGGGCATCAGCAAGACGACCGCCACGGCGGACGACTACGACCTGGGTGCCCGGCTTGACATCGCCCTCATAGAAGACATGCAAATGGCCATGAAAGACGGCGGCGGCGGGCTTGATTACCTGGCTCTGATCGTCGGTGCAATCAAGAAAGCGATCATCGACCAGATCGACCGCAAGGTGCTCTATGAGGTCGTTGACGACGCGACCGGCGGCAACCAGACCTTCGCTCAGTCCACCCCGGACAGCGGCTATACCCAGGCCGAATGGAACAAACGGTTTCTGTATTACTGCGACCTGCTGGTCGATGAGACCAGCCTGGCCGGTAACATGGAGCCGAACTGGATGGTCTGGAGCCGCGCCGACCGGAGCCGCTTCATGGATTGGCTGTCGGAAGGGTGGACGAAATACAACGTCGCCCGGAATGAGATGCACCTGAACAGCCGGTCTGTCGGCAACGTCTCCGGCTGCGAGGTGTTCGTCTCCCCGAATGCCCGGCGCTCGCGGGTGGCCGTCGGTTCGAATCAGGCCGGTGTCCACTATTACGTCTATGTGCCCTTTGTGCTCCTCGGGCCGCAGTGGGTGCCTGACACCAAGACGAAAGCCGTTATGGTGCATCATCGCGCCGCTTTCAAGGTCACTCAGCCTCTGACTCTCGGAAAGCTGGTGATCAGCTAAACCACAGGGCGTCAGGCAAAAGCAAGATAGATTATAAAGCCGATGCCTGACGCCCACAATATAAAGGGCAAACCATGTTCACAATCAAAAATAAGGACAGTATTTCTCATACCGTGCAAATCAGCGGCCCGACCTTCGGCATAGTACAGATCAGCCTTGATGCTGGTCAGATAGGTGGGCCATATCCCGAATCATGGCGGGAATACTTCCTGCAAAACGAAGTCCACTGGGCTGTTGTTTTCCCGAAACCCGAGGATTCTCAAGAAAAATCGGTTGTTATCCAGTCAATCGGAGCAATCGAAACCGAACCACCCGCTGCCAAGGTCAAACCCAGGCAGTACAAAAAAAGGAGCAAGTGAGCCATGGGAAAAATCCTACGTCTGCCGGTCCGTAAATCCATCCTTGCGACAGCAACGTCGCTGGGAGCCAGTTACGGCAAAATCGGCAATGCAATCAATATCGAGGGCATGGTCAATCTGACTCTCCATGTCGCAGAATCCGGCGGTTCGGAAGGTGCCCTGGTGCGGGCTTACATCTCCACGAGCGGTGATGCTCCAACCAGTTCCAGCGGTCTTTTTCAGTTGGTCGGCGTGACTGGCGCAGAAAGCGAATTCACGGTCGCGGCCAGCGAGAAGAGAAGTTTCGCTCTATACAACGTCTCCGGCAAATATCTGTTGCTCTACGCAAAGGGGGCTTCAAGCACCACTGCTCAGATCACCGCTTTTGTAACCGGCGAATTGCCGACGGTCAACGGCCAGGTGATCCGCCCTCTGGCTGCAACAGTAATGTCTGCCGCTGCGCTTTCCAGCACCAGCTATGCCGACAAGGGTAGCGCAGTCAATATCGAAGGCATGAGCGAGCTGACCCTGCACCTGACCGAATCGGGCACCACCGAAGGGGCCAAAGTCAGAGTATTTGTCGCTCATACCGGTTCCGCTCCGTCCGCTACCACGGGGCTGCAAACCGTTTCGGCAGAGGCCGGTACCGATCTTGAATTCACCGTTCTTAAGGGAGAGAAGGCCAGCCATCCGCTGCGCGGCATCACCGGCAAATACCTGATGATTCAGGCCAAGGACACGACCGGCGGCACTGGTCATGCAACGCTGGCTGTCACGGTCAGCGGCAACGTCACCAACCTGTGAGGCGACCATGAAGCGCATTCTTATCATCGTGGCCTTGCTATGCCTTGCGGCATACGCAGCCTACGGCCAATCAGCCATTCTCGGTAAATCCGACCTCGGAGTGGTTCGCCTCACAACTTTATCCGGTGCAGTTCTGGACTCCGCCAGGGCAACCGGCACGTCTGACGACTTTACTTATGACGTGACGGTGCTCTCCAAGTCCGGGATCTGGAGCAAGGTTCAATTCAAGGATATTGTCAAACAGACCGTCCGCACCTACTCAGTCCGGGACACCAGCGCCAGGACGGACATCATTCCCAATTTCCGGCTGCGCTTCAAGAATACCCTGACAGTCGGCAGCATGGCGCGGGTTCAATATACCCACTATCCGATTGTGACCGTGGACTCGACCGGCGCCTTGCGGCAAGCTCTTTGGAACACGGCCCGGACCGATTCGCTGCAAAACCTGAAAGCGACGGCTCGAACCATTCTGTTGAATAATGACTACCCCAGAGGACTGACTGTTATCGCCAACGTCAACCTGCAGTTCCGCACGAACCGGATCACAAACTGGATTTTCCTCTTTGCCGGCGGCAGCATCTACATCCCTATCCGGCACACGGCTGCGGATACTTTTTACGCTAAGACAGCAACCATTCCTGACATCTGCATTGTACGGGGAAAATGATGAAAAAGCAAGCTGCGCTGCTGGCGATCCTGATTTCCGGGCTCACCCTGGCTCAGACCGTCCGGCTGGAAGGGCCCCCGCGGATTTCCGACGCCAACCTGGTTGGCTACTGGCGGTTTGACGAAGGCACCGGGACGGCGGTCAACGACTTTTCCGGCAACAGCAATAACGGGACCTTTGACGGAACCTGGAACCGTGGCCGATATGGGAACGCTGGTAAATTTGTGGCGGCTTCAACTCAAGAAGTTACCATCCCCACCAGCGCGTCACTGAACATGGGAACCAGCGACTTTTCCATAGTCGTTTGGGCGAGAATCGACGCAGCAGCAGCCTCTATTCTTGTCAGCAAGTATGGCTCGGTTGGCTATTTCCTGGGTGTTGATGCAACCGGAAAATTCTACGGCAAGGTCCGGGACGCTTCGACCAATGTTTCGGTGCTGGGCAGTGTAATCTCGGATGGAAAGTGGCACCTGCTTGTCATGACGGTGGACAGGAGCGATGCCTCGACCGGCTTAAAGCTCTACCTCGATGGAGAATACAACACCCAGGGACAGCAGGGCGGGGCCAGTATCGACAACACTGAGTCCTTTTATATCGGCCGGCTTTCGAGTGGTTACTACCTGACCGGTGAAATCGATGACGTGCGCATTTGTAAACGAATTATCAGTACAGACGAAATCAAGCGCCTCTGGTCACAGTCAACCATCAAAGTACGAATCAACGGAGAGGCAATAACGGAACCAGTAGCTTACTGAAGGCGGACCGGAATGACCGAAGCACTCAAGATTATCATTACCGCATTGATTGGAGTATTCGCTGGACTTATAACAAAAATTGGATATGACCTGCTGGCTAAAAAAGGGAATGGCCATTCATCGCCATGCGAATATGTGAAGGAGCTGCAGCACCGGGTCGATAGCCGCGAAAGGCTTGACCTGGACATTGTGCAGCGGCTCTCAAGGATCGAGACGAAAATCGACAACGGGTATCATCCCTATGACAAAAACAAGGGCACAGCTGCGGGACTTGATCCGGCAGGAAATCGGTGACGAAGTCCGGATCAGCGGCACTGCAACTGGCGGGTCTAAAACCACTTTGGTGGATACAGCTGCGCTGACCCAGGCAGATGACTACTGGAACGGCCGGAGAATTTATATCACCTCGACGACCGACGGCCTTGCCCCGCAGGGCGAGAGCCGCAAAGTCGCAGACTTTGTCAGCTCCACCAAAACGGCCACTCTGGAAATGGCTCTGTCGGCTGCAGCTGAAGCCGGCGACACTTATCAGATCGCCATTTGGCCGGATGCAGTATACAATGCTCTGATTTCCGCAGCTATCGCAGCTTATTCGAAGTACCGGCCCTATCGGTCCACCGGAACCCTTGCAATGGTGGCCGGGACAAGATATTACAATCCACCGGCCGGTGTGGACCTCCGAGCCGGGCACCGGATCGAAGAGATTCGCTACATTAACCAGACAACCCAAGAGGATTATCCTATAACAGGATGGACCCCAGACCGGCACCAGAACAAGATCGACCTGGGCTATTTCGCCAGCGAATCGAAAACTCTGACTGTGTTCTATGTCAGCCCTCATGTGGATTTTACAGGCGACACCGGGACTATTACCG
This genomic interval from bacterium contains the following:
- a CDS encoding portal protein, which encodes MPNIFTNLFNGLLGRNKTPGREKIGALAEKGQDQVNPDRTTAPREFDVMPSSIRLTSAEHGGIKTGFYWEVQDAWRMYCSDDRVRSTIDSIADDATQNNRRGLPFNIVVKTADGKQNPEIEKLQRILDANFKALQIYQRISDMIKFALLEGSRFYRIVVDFSLNKVVEFRHIKGPRDGFILVELTEGKYNGYYVQFDYASQQPVAVFLPWEVVRFDWNRPDEAAFGMGLFSSARGNWKQLSKAEQDVYIARHTRAYARVSREFPDASIEDLIRIRTQDETDRKKHGPMEVETDIYTTGRANVLDTSNAAIFNIADIEYGQQRLFASGRRPVSLLGGYGKDAVNRAVLDRQEHRYISGFLSSVCEMCDAAMLKVANMMLLLQNLLPQDYPVAFEWTRKSVEDKQTLATIAKDGVDRRALPLSVYAGIFDMDPKEVNAEIEADQQRLAAWDTKFNANPFEDPGFVPPEE
- a CDS encoding LamG domain-containing protein yields the protein MKKQAALLAILISGLTLAQTVRLEGPPRISDANLVGYWRFDEGTGTAVNDFSGNSNNGTFDGTWNRGRYGNAGKFVAASTQEVTIPTSASLNMGTSDFSIVVWARIDAAAASILVSKYGSVGYFLGVDATGKFYGKVRDASTNVSVLGSVISDGKWHLLVMTVDRSDASTGLKLYLDGEYNTQGQQGGASIDNTESFYIGRLSSGYYLTGEIDDVRICKRIISTDEIKRLWSQSTIKVRINGEAITEPVAY